Part of the Candidatus Thorarchaeota archaeon genome is shown below.
AAAGACGAGGACATATCCAATCTGCCCACACATGAAATAGTACAGAAGGGTATTGGCTACGTTCCTGACACTAGAAGGATATTCGGATCATTAACTGTTGAGCAAAACCTGATTGTATCAATGCGAAAGGGTGGCCTTGAAGAAGGCATGGAGGAAAGACTGGAATTCATTTTCGATTTGTTTCCTGATATGGAGGGGTTCTTCAAGCAAAAAGCAGGCACTCTTTCTGGAGGTCAACAGCAGATGTTGGCTGTCGCTCGGGCATTGATGAATGACAATGACCTTTTACTCATAGATGAGCCAACAGAAGGACTGAGCCCTATTCTTGCGAAGAACCTTATCAAAGCGCTTGATAGGCTCAAGGAGTTCGCAACTATCCTTTTGGTAGAACAGAACTTCATGACAGTGTCCGAATTGGGTGACAATTACTACATCTTTGACAATGGCAAGATTGTAGAAGAGGGCAATAACATGACCGAGTTAATCGAAGATAAGGACCTGATAGCCCAATACTTGGGGGTGAGTATATGATATACTTGGAGATTCAAGGAGGCTAAGATTCGCAATGCAAAGAAAGATTGATTCTGTTCGGGACTATCTGGACGAAAACCCACAAATCCGTCAGATTATGAGTCTAGTAATGGTACTTGCACTGGGAGTTATCTTTGTTGTGTGGGCCATAGCCACCTATTCGTGGGGTGGTTTTTTCGTCAGAATAAGCAAGGGGTTGGTTGATGGTCTGGCGCTCAGCATGCTCCTCTTTCTGATGGTGTCTGG
Proteins encoded:
- a CDS encoding ABC transporter ATP-binding protein; its protein translation is MTNLLEIQDAHVYIGSFYILQGISLVVPKGEVTLLLGRNGAGKTTTMKTILGLYPPKEGKVMFKDEDISNLPTHEIVQKGIGYVPDTRRIFGSLTVEQNLIVSMRKGGLEEGMEERLEFIFDLFPDMEGFFKQKAGTLSGGQQQMLAVARALMNDNDLLLIDEPTEGLSPILAKNLIKALDRLKEFATILLVEQNFMTVSELGDNYYIFDNGKIVEEGNNMTELIEDKDLIAQYLGVSI